The Cryptococcus neoformans var. grubii H99 chromosome 4, complete sequence genome contains the following window.
ATCGCTCCTCGACGAGAGCCTTGAATTTGGGGAGACCAAGTCTGTCGACAGTGTACTTCAGACGCTGCACATAAAGTATAAGCACTGATCTGCGTGAAGATGATAAAGTGTGACTTACAGCGTTCTTCCTGTCCTGTCGGTTACCGTGGTCCCTCTGGACCAACATGATGCTTTCGGCAACCTTTTTACCGTCCTCAGGAGTGATGAAACCAATGACATCACCCAATCGAGGGTAGGTCTTCTTGTTACCGTGAGTAACACccataccaccaccaacgcTGACATTGTAACCAATGACCTCGTCGTTTTCAACGATGGCAATGAAACCAACGTCGTTGGTGAAGACGTCCACAGCGTTGTCAGGAGGGACAGCGATGGCGATCTTGAATTTACGAGGGAGGTAGTAAGGACCGTAGAGAGGCTCGCTGTCAGAGTCGAAAGGTTGAACAGCGTCACCAgagatcttcttcttgtcaaGCCAGATTTCGTGGTAGGCGTTGGTagcaggaagaaggtgctCCGAGATGGCCTTGGAGAACTCGTAGACGGTAGCGTGGGTcttggagagagaagggttGACGGTACATTGGATGTTACGGTCTAGAATATCTAGTCAGCTCAGTCCTCCCAAATTGCCGAAGATGCaaaggaatggaagaaaaTTCAGATCGGGTGCCCGGAAAAAATGGGTTTCGGGCCTTTACACCATGGGTTTTGTAAGAAGACCGTCGTGTTGTAATCATCACGTATGAAGTGAAGAAACCAGAAAACAAGGACAGGAATAATACTTACTGACATCACCACAAGCGGCGATAGTGTCCAACAAACTCTTGTTGATAGCCTGCATAGCGCTCTTCAAGTGGCTCTTGATGACACCGTGGAACTGGAAGGTCTGTCGAGTAGTTAATTTGAAGGTACCATTACCGTGCTCGTCAGAGATGCGGTCCATGTCGAGCCACTGCTTGGCAGAGCAGACACCACCGGGCATTCGGACTCGAATCATGAAAGAGTAGGCGGGCTCGAGACCCTGGGCCTTGAGAGACTCTCGGATGTCTCGGTCATCCTGCAGAATGATCAGCATTCGTTATCTATGCACGACATCGGATGTACCCACCTGCATATAAGTACCGTGGAACTTGGTCAACTGAGCGTCTGAGGCAGAGATGGCGCCGGTAGACTTGTCAGCAAGACCTTCAAGAATGGTGCCTCGAAGATAGTCAGAAGCGATCTTGATGTGCTCGTTGGCAAcgacctcctccttctcctcagtGACCTCGACACTGTCGACACCAAGGGCCCTCCACAGAGAGGCTTCAAAAGGCTTGTAACCAGTCTGGATACCGTCAGGGTCAGAGTCGTCACCGAGACCAAGAGGCAAGAGCTCCTGGCAACCAAGGGAGATCAACTTGGGGAAGAGATCCCTGGCGGGCTTATTGTAGTAGCCAGCATCCTCGGGACGAGGCCAATAGTGAGAGTCACCCATACCGAAGACGGCGACCTTGGTCTCCTTGAACTCGTCGGAAGGAGAAAGCTTGGAAAGCGTCTTGGTGAACTCTCGACCGTTGAGAGGAGATTCACCCTGACCAGCGGTAGAAGTAACGATGAGTACGTTCTGCTCCTGGCTAAGGGTTTCCACGATGGAGCCGGCAACCTCGTCGAGGACACGAAGGGAAGCACCGACACCACGCATCTTAGCTCGGCCAACAAGTCGCTTGGCGAGCTTCTCGGCGTTACCACCGTCACTCGCGTAGAGAACGAGAAGACCGGGGCCGTCAAGAGAGTTGAGGAGGGCATCGTAAGCCTTCCtggccttctccttgcggGCAGCAAGAAGCTCCGTACCGGCCGAGGAGGTTACGCTGGGGTCGATAGCGGGGGTGGCAAGGGTAAgttgagagagatgagacTGTCTGTCAAGGAACTCGGAGAGAGCAGCCTTGATGTGAGAAGAGTCAAGAGAGAATCGCTTCTCGTCAGGAAGGGAGGGGTTCCACCTGAACATGGGCCACCAGCCACCAGAAACAGCTCGCTTGGTCTCACGGAGTCGCTCGAGAGGGCCGGCGTTCTCATTGTCGGAGACAGCCTGAccgtcttccttttcacccCAAGGCAAGTAGGCAAGGACCAAACCAGGTCCAGAGTAGTTCTCGGCTTCGCGCATGGCATTGAGAACACCAGCGTAATCGGCGTAGACGGCGACTGAAGCAACGTAGACGTCCCCCATGTTGAGGGCGTAGAGGGCAAGATCCTTCTTGCGCTCTTTGGGAGGCTGAGCGGGAGCGttgggagagaaaggagaggcaGCAGTCTCGTAAACGAGGAGATTGATATCGAGACCGGAGGCGAGAGCGTGGTGAAGACCGGAAGAAGCAAGGTCGACGGCCCAAGAGTTGGAGATCACGATCCAAAGAGCTCGCTTCTCCCAATGGCCCTTTTGACCGAGTTCAACAATTTCATTCTCGTCACCTTTACCGGCACCGATAGCAGCCTCAACCTTTTTACCAGCCTCAACGgcgcccttcttctcgtcgcGAACCAAAAGCCAGGCAGAAAGAGCCTCGTGAACTTCAGGCCTGGTGTTGGGGGCCTTGAGGACTTTCTTGGCAAGCTCGACGAGCCTGGCACGCTCCTTTCTGATGGCAACGGCCTTACCGAAAGCATAGAGAGGAGAAGTTGACTCATTCGCAGCGAGGTGAGAGGGGTCGTTGAGGACCtcgagaggagaaggagaagaagcaagaagctCAGTGTAGGTAGACTCGGGAGAAGGCACAGTGACGGCGTTAGAAGGGATATTGTATGAAAGAGGCTTGCCAATTCGAGTGATGGGAGTGTTTCCAGTAATGGCGATAGAGATCTCCTcggaagaggcagaagcaCCTACCAAGACCGATCGGATAGTCACATCGGCACCCTCAAGAGCGTCAACAACAGAGGCCCACGCAGGACCGTACTTGCCGCTACCGGCCTCAACGACAACAACCTCTTGGACAccagagagagaagaactAAGCTTTTCCTTGGGGGcagggatggcaaggacgaCATCGATTATGTTCTCAGCCTTTACAGGAGAGGGGAGGAAGTTGACTACAAGTCGAGAAGACTCGGCCTTGTTGTGGATAAAAGGTCGTTGAGGTCGACGAGTGAGCTTGAGGAGTGAAAGGTTGATAGATTCGTAGGCGGCAATAAGCTTGGCCTCAGCCGAAGGCTCCGCACCATCGCCGTTGGAGAGTTTAGGAGCGTCACAAGGGCCAGAAAGCCAAGTTGGAGCGTCTTCGAGAGTTCGGATTTCACCTTCAAGACGAGAGGGGATAAAGTGGTAGACCACGGCGTCCGTGTCCTGAGCAAGACGAAGGGAGAGCAAAGCGTGGTCGTAAGCACCTTGAGAAGATCGGCTGATCAATGAGACAGCATTGGCTCCCTTGGGGGTAACAATCTCTTCGGCGTCGAAAACATGGACGACGGTTCGGCTGAGAGAAGCGGTGGGGAGAGAGTGCAGCAAGTTTGCGTTGGTAAAGAGAACAGTAGGAGTAGAAGACtggggaagggggaggtAAGGGTTGAGCTTAGAAGCGCCAGTGGGGACCTGGGCAATGGGGTGGTAGTAGGAGGTGGcagggagagaggagatggcGGCGAGGACAGACATCTGGATAAAAAAATCAGCGGTGGGagctggtggaggcgaAAGGAGTGGTGCGTACCTTTGCTGTGTACCTCGGGTGATCAGAGAGACCAGAAGCAGGGAGGCGAGACGGGTGGAATACGTTGAGCGAAAGAATTGGAGGAGGGGCTGTGAAGGTtttgagagagaagaaaaagataaGTACAGGATATGGAAATGAATTATGGGTTGCGAAATCAGCTGGACGAAGCAAAGTTCCCGAAAATCACCTCCAAAACAATCGATGGCGTGCGTCAAAGCCCAGATTCCAAACATTTTCCACGTGGCAACTTCCGAATTCCACCTCTCCAAGGCCAATCACCGCACGCAGAAAACATCACGCAACTCACTCACAATCCGaatcctctttcctccacttttttCGGTCCGGTTAATTGTATCGGTCGCCTTTTCCATTGCAACACCGGGCTTAATCGCCTTCCAGCCTCGGCGGCAACACATCCGCCGTCCAGAAACGTACAGTCGCATCTGCAAGATGCCAAGAGCTCACTATCTTCCGAGCTTTGAGAGATGCTTGTACGCATTCTGCTGACGTAGTACGGGGACCCAACTAGCGGACAACCAGTCTTTCTCGACATACGTTTGGATATTCACATATACGGCGAGCTTCAATACAATCCATTAGGAAGAAGGACTGACGAACGGCAATAAATGGCATCATTTGTCGAAGTAAATGCTTCAGTATCGAGCTGTGGTCTTGACCGATGACTGCCTATCAATTCGCATCTCCAAATCTCCAAAGGGATCCCTCGGCATGGCAAAGGCAGGCGAGATCATGTCTTTTGTTGATATCGTTAACAATAATAGTGCGCGGTATCGTAGTGTTGATCTCTCAACTCGGAATACTTGGCTCGATACGTCACCACAACAGATCACGTCAGAATAGCCAAGGAAGCATAAgatgataaaaaaaaactaTTCCGAACGCGAAAACTTGTTCTCCCAATAATGACTGATGTCATCTTAACTGTCTCACCATTTTCACCATTTGTTACTTCCTACTGGTTAACTCGAGCATCTTCGGCATGTGTAATAATACGCTTTTGAGGGCGACTCAGCTTACTAGAACTATCGACGAGCCGAATACGAATGGTTACGTCCGGTGTAGTTTTTAATAACGATGGAACGTCATTTGCAGGTGACGTCCTACCCGTCTTGGCCATGGTAACTCCAGTCTGTTGCAGTTCATGATGGTCCcttccaagaagaagatacaTCAAATGGTCTCATAACCCGTATAGAAAAGGACAACAAACAGCCAAGCCACAGACTTCATACACACGATGCTCTCTATAACTCGCCGATAACTATACCACCACTCATGTAAGCACTGATCTTACAATCCTTCCGCCCAGCTATCCTATATAAAAATTAATTCAACCATGAAATCcgatcttcctccccaccaCTTTCCCACCAACTCCCACCTAGCACATGATCAACCCTCGGCGGCCTCGCCTGTACCCATCTCGGTCCTTCTGGCCCTTCTGGCAATTTCTCCGGatccccttctctcttccacgCAATCCCATAAGTCCTCATCGCCGGTCCATCCCTATTCCAAGATAAGTTTTTGGTAGGTTTCGCGAACCCAGGAGGTATATAATCCCCGTCTTTGGGTGCTTTGGGTTGAAGTGGGCGGAGAGGGGTGGAAGGAGGTTTTGAGATAGAAGGcgatggggaagaagaaagggaaaggagtTTCTCGATACCGTCCGGTGTAGGGGCATTGGGGTGTGTGGCGTAGCGGTCGTATGGATCATCAAAAAGGGAGGATACGTATCCAGCTGGACCGTTACGTTCAGAGGGAGCGACTGAGGAATTGAGAGCAGTTTTATGAGGACTATCTGTGTTTGGGTGTGGAAACTGTTTACTAACAGGAGTTGACGGGTTGCTGTCTGTACGGGAACGAGGAGGCGTCGGCGGGGACGTGGTAAAATCGACCGTAAATCCAGATGCGGCTTGCTCGTTATACGACGATGATTCGGATGTTGGGGCGTGAGGACTCGAATTATGGCGTGTACGTTTGAGCTGATGGAGCGTCTTGTGGATAGGAGGGGAAATGGGTAAGGACGATGGGGTATGGGTAGACTCTGTTACATGCGACGCAGTATGTCTCCTTCCTATACTGGGTCGTTTACCATCATCTGAAGGCCGTAAAGGCGAATGGGGACCAGTAGGATAGCCGCCAGAAGAAGGTTCGGGATCAGGTGTACGACATTCACGGCCAGCTAGACTTAGTCTAGCCATACGACTGTTCAGCTGAGCAGAACGGGACAAACCTTGTTCCGCTAGTTTCTTATACCGAGGTTTCGGGGGCAAGAAATTGGACGAATGTGGGTATCGGTGTTTTGTAATTGCTAGTTGTTCATCATGTCGGTTGCTGGTAGGCGACGACGGAAAGTAATCATCGTGACTAGAGACGGGGGGAAGAATCCGGTGATTTGAGAGTTTCCTGTAAGGCGTCGGCAGGTTGGAAGCATCTGAAGTCCTTCTCAAATGACCATCTAGCTTCACACAAGGGCTTTTCTTCATGCCAGAATCCGGTTCTGGTGCCAGGGGCTTTGGCGACCCCCCATGGTTTTCCCATGATCTTCCTTGCTCAGGAGGCAAATGTTTATCGAAATGGTGATGACTATGTTGCCCGCTCCGAATGGATCTTACATTTTGGGGGACAGAGACCGACGATGCCACTGAACGTGCTCCCGAAACCAAGAATTGAGCATCAAAGGAACGAGATGTTGCCGAATTCTGGTCCGCTTCAGAACTAGATTTGAGCCATACATGGTGTTGTAATGGGCCGAATACCTGTTTCCGATTTAGACCATGAATAGAAGAAGCTTCGGAGATATCCATCTGTAGGTGGGTCAACATGGGCATAGGTGGTGGGCGTCCATCACTATAAATCGATGGCAAAGCGCAATCAGAAATCGAGAGAGACCGCTGGAAAGGAGACCTGGGAAGCAGGAAAGGGTTCTCGCCGAACTGCGAACGTCCAGGGGTAGGAGGAGTCTGCGGGTTGTAATTTGAACCAGGGGAGGAGCCGCACCGGGACCCTTCATGGAAATGAGAAGGCGGCAAGGTGCTGTCTCTGAGTTGCCTCTCTCCTTGTAGCCAGGAGCCGCCCCGGGAGAGTGTGGGGATGGCTCCGGCCATATAAGCATCTGGATCTATGGGCATGTTGCAGATATATGGATGTGAAGAGTTTTGAAGGAGATCTGGAGCCGAATTAAGGGAGCGAGACTGAGTAGTGTTGTGGGCAATTCACAAGGTGGATAGCAAAGACACCTATAGGTTAGGTATAAATGTGTTAGCTTCATTGAAGTATGGACAGAAGATTGGATTTTGACCCAAACTTACTTATAAATTgagccttctttcctcacAAATGGCGAAGTGAAGAGGCAAAATGTAAAGCAATGCCGTTTTCGTTAGACTCTTGCTATTCTTATCATCACTTCATTCCCATGCCCCCCAATATTTCCCCACGTTCGTGCCCCTACCACATTGAGCCGGTCTAGGCCAGGTATGTCGGACTTTACTGAGGAGGGATTGCGCGATAAGCCATTTGAAAGGAGAGCGATAGGACCCCGCGCCGCGACTTTTGCATTTCGTGGAAGGGCGAGATAATCGAAGAGCGGGAGAAGTTATCAAAGGATGCATAGATGCAgcggaaaggatgaagcCGATGATCCCCAAGAAAGGGCTGGACTGGTTTCAGACAGGTTGTTGGTTCCCTGGACATCGGCTAAGAGTATGAATGAAAAGTCGAAGAATATCCCGGTGTGCCGACTGTTGCTCGCTATACCAGACGGATACGTAGTGGTAAATAGTGCTTGTTGCCGCAGGTCTTCGTTCTCCTTTGTTACTGTCAGACAAGTGGAATGGCATGCCGAGGCCCTGCCGAAAGATGTATGGTAATATATATGCATAGATTATTGGTTGACAATAGAAATAGATGCAAAACATGACATAAATCGAACTACAGAATTGCCAGCAAGTTTCCCCTTGAAGTTCTTTCTTTATTATGACGCTGCTGGCAACCTACGGTGACTACGCGGGCCCTACGCCCAACTGTTTTGCCGGACAGACAAAATCATCAATCTTGCTATTTTTAAAAGTCTTTCCGTCTAATCTACCAATCCATACAATGTCGTGTCTCCAGTATCCGTGTTAATCACATGGTAGATATTATGGAAGAATATGGATCCGACAATCAGGTAGTCACTGATATCCGAGGCTTCACAGACGAATAGGTCAGCAAGGAACTAACAAACATCGACAAGAGAGTTAACACGACTCACGAGAAGCTTGGATCCGACAGTAACAATAATTCGCATCCGTCGAACTTGGATTGGCACTACAAAGGCATTGAGATGGAACccagaggaaagaagaaggaaaccAACTTACATCAAATCTTGCCAGCTCAAAGGGAATTGCTGGCCATGGAACTGGAGTGCCAAAGCTGCATCGTCGTTACTGTTACATGGGACCACCAAGTCACCTGTCATGGTGTCAAAATAATATGTACCATTCCCCAAAGCAGCATATATGGGGAGAAGCATCTGTAAATATACAGTGAGTACTTTATTCTGGTTTGGAGCGACAGAACACTCACGTCTTCTGGTACTCGGATATCAGACGTCCTTTGAGCACCACTATTAGCGCACTGCGTCGACATTAATCACTTTGTGACTACAACCTACCCAGTATCAAGGATAACCTCAATATTCTCCATACTGATGCTGCCGTTTGAACTTTGCACCATGTAGCCATGAGAAACGAAGCCATCCATGGTAACACGATAAAGACCGTCACCGGTGGTAATTTTGGGCAGAGTAACCTTTTTGTTTTGATCGGCGTGAGGGCTGGACAAGAGGTCAGCCACAGTTTTTCCTGTCACTTAGCCTTCACGTACTTATTGTGAGGTGAACCAAACACCAGCTCACTCCCTGACTCTGTTCGAGTGAGGTAGAAGCCAACTTCGGGGGTGCTGATCATCCCCAATTGCGACAAAGTATCCATGGGTGTTGCTTGATtgttgatggaagatttcTGCACCTATGTCAGTAGTTGTCGCTAAGAGGCAATATTCGGTATGCGAACATTCATGGCAAGGCCAAAGATACCACTTTGGTGCGTCAGCTTACTTCTACCTCGCTGAAAATTCTCGCTGACCTCATATAGGTGCCGTCAAAGCCTTG
Protein-coding sequences here:
- a CDS encoding sulfite reductase (NADPH) hemoprotein, beta-component — protein: MSVLAAISSLPATSYYHPIAQVPTGASKLNPYLPLPQSSTPTVLFTNANLLHSLPTASLSRTVVHVFDAEEIVTPKGANAVSLISRSSQGAYDHALLSLRLAQDTDAVVYHFIPSRLEGEIRTLEDAPTWLSGPCDAPKLSNGDGAEPSAEAKLIAAYESINLSLLKLTRRPQRPFIHNKAESSRLVVNFLPSPVKAENIIDVVLAIPAPKEKLSSSLSGVQEVVVVEAGSGKYGPAWASVVDALEGADVTIRSVLVGASASSEEISIAITGNTPITRIGKPLSYNIPSNAVTVPSPESTYTELLASSPSPLEVLNDPSHLAANESTSPLYAFGKAVAIRKERARLVELAKKVLKAPNTRPEVHEALSAWLLVRDEKKGAVEAGKKVEAAIGAGKGDENEIVELGQKGHWEKRALWIVISNSWAVDLASSGLHHALASGLDINLLVYETAASPFSPNAPAQPPKERKKDLALYALNMGDVYVASVAVYADYAGVLNAMREAENYSGPGLVLAYLPWGEKEDGQAVSDNENAGPLERLRETKRAVSGGWWPMFRWNPSLPDEKRFSLDSSHIKAALSEFLDRQSHLSQLTLATPAIDPSVTSSAGTELLAARKEKARKAYDALLNSLDGPGLLVLYASDGGNAEKLAKRLVGRAKMRGVGASLRVLDEVAGSIVETLSQEQNVLIVTSTAGQGESPLNGREFTKTLSKLSPSDEFKETKVAVFGMGDSHYWPRPEDAGYYNKPARDLFPKLISLGCQELLPLGLGDDSDPDGIQTGYKPFEASLWRALGVDSVEVTEEKEEVVANEHIKIASDYLRGTILEGLADKSTGAISASDAQLTKFHGTYMQDDRDIRESLKAQGLEPAYSFMIRVRMPGGVCSAKQWLDMDRISDEHGNGTFKLTTRQTFQFHGVIKSHLKSAMQAINKSLLDTIAACGDVNRNIQCTVNPSLSKTHATVYEFSKAISEHLLPATNAYHEIWLDKKKISGDAVQPFDSDSEPLYGPYYLPRKFKIAIAVPPDNAVDVFTNDVGFIAIVENDEVIGYNVSVGGGMGVTHGNKKTYPRLGDVIGFITPEDGKKVAESIMLVQRDHGNRQDRKNARLKYTVDRLGLPKFKALVEERWGKKFAPARAYHFDSNLDHYGWTEGYDGKWHFTMFIENGRVEDNSRHQFKAGLREIASVHKGTFRLTANQHLILSDVAPEDLDEMKRLLAKWGLDNLDHSGVRLSSSACVAFPTCGLAMAESERYLPVLIDKVEKICEEAGVKSDDLVMRMTGCPNGCARPWAAEVAFVGKAPGSYMMMLGGNHLGTRLNKPFLESASEPEILAVLKPMIKRWALERHEGERFGDWTIRAGYIKPTTHGTTFWEDAFPAQAGTTVTA
- a CDS encoding sulfite reductase (NADPH) hemoprotein beta-component translates to MPIDPDAYMAGAIPTLSRGGSWLQGERQLRDSTLPPSHFHEGSRCGSSPGSNYNPQTPPTPGRSQFGENPFLLPRSPFQRSLSISDCALPSIYSDGRPPPMPMLTHLQMDISEASSIHGLNRKQVFGPLQHHVWLKSSSEADQNSATSRSFDAQFLVSGARSVASSVSVPQNVRSIRSGQHSHHHFDKHLPPEQGRSWENHGGSPKPLAPEPDSGMKKSPCVKLDGHLRRTSDASNLPTPYRKLSNHRILPPVSSHDDYFPSSPTSNRHDEQLAITKHRYPHSSNFLPPKPRYKKLAEQGLSRSAQLNSRMARLSLAGRECRTPDPEPSSGGYPTGPHSPLRPSDDGKRPSIGRRHTASHVTESTHTPSSLPISPPIHKTLHQLKRTRHNSSPHAPTSESSSYNEQAASGFTVDFTTSPPTPPRSRTDSNPSTPVSKQFPHPNTDSPHKTALNSSVAPSERNGPAGYVSSLFDDPYDRYATHPNAPTPDGIEKLLSLSSSPSPSISKPPSTPLRPLQPKAPKDGDYIPPGFAKPTKNLSWNRDGPAMRTYGIAWKREGDPEKLPEGPEGPRWVQARPPRVDHVLGGSWWESGGEEDRISWLN